In a single window of the Coffea eugenioides isolate CCC68of chromosome 3, Ceug_1.0, whole genome shotgun sequence genome:
- the LOC113767071 gene encoding uncharacterized protein LOC113767071 — translation MAFKFSWVSFFKITLFLILVAAIATACYTLPIEKMLKNFLVWVEQDLGPWGPFVLAVAYIPLTILAVPASILTLGGGYLFGLPVGFIADSLGASIGAGAAFLLGRTIGRSFVISKLKDYPQFQAVAIAIRRSGFKIVLLLRLVPLLPFNMLNYLLSVTPVPFGEYVLASWLGMMPITLALVYVGTTLKDLSDVTHGWSEFSKTRWAFIALGLVVSVILIFCVTRVAKRALEKALAENEDFDGIAPSPQLPIVADSPVHLNEPFIIKIDPSQDNHEK, via the exons ATGGCGTTCAAATTCAGCTGGGTTTCTTTCTtcaaaattacccttttttTGATCCTTGTTGCTGCTATTGCCACGGCTTGTTACACTCTCCCCATTGAAAAG ATGCTGAAGAACTTTTTAGTATGGGTAGAGCAGGATCTTGGTCCTTGGggtccttttgtttt GGCGGTTGCGTATATCCCCCTGACAATTCTGGCAGTTCCAGCTTCAATACTCACA CTAGGTGGTGGTTATCTTTTTGGCTTGCCTGTGGGTTTCATCGCTGATTCCCTTGGTGCTTCAATTGGTGCTGGTGCAGCATTTCTTCTTGGCAGAACT ATTGGGAGGTCATTTGTTATTTCCAAATTAAAAGACTATCCACAGTTCCAAGCAGTTGCAATTGCTATTCGGAGATCTGGCTTTAAG ATTGTGCTGCTCCTACGACTTGTTCCTTTACTTCCATTTAACATGTTAAACTACCTACTGTCCGTCACTCCAGTACCCTTTGGCGAATATGTGCTGGCTTCATGGTTGGGAATGATG CCAATAACTCTAGCTCTGGTATATGTTGGAACAACGTTGAAGGATCTTTCTGATGTAACTCATGGATGGAGTGAATTCTCGAAAACTCGTTGG GCATTTATTGCATTGGGCCTTGTAGTGTCTG TCATTCTAATATTCTGTGTAACGAGAGTTGCAAAGAGGGCTTTGGAGAAAGCATTGGCTGAAAATGAGGACTTCGATGGTATTGCTCCGTCACCGCAGTTGCCGATTGTGGCTGATTCTCCTGTACATCTTAATGAACCATTTATAATCAAGATAGATCCCTCTCAAGATAATCACGAGAAGTAG
- the LOC113765718 gene encoding uncharacterized protein LOC113765718, with translation MRKISFLSLAKCFNGCRDHTQVTGVGTRIWNFSDKAIELQVRVGSILKKAHSLKPGSSKRLKCKSIYKSYMPGKGKGSNGGGMRSLLYYYDETCQPYIWIHDTGCDFSRMVKQQYISLEDLRDCSEIRIFRDHQRGCISVRKKFRSDFC, from the coding sequence ATGCGAAAGATAAGCTTTCTCTCGCTTGCGAAGTGCTTCAATGGATGTCGTGATCATACGCAAGTCACAGGAGTTGGAACCAGGATTTGGAACTTCAGTGACAAGGCAATTGAGTTGCAGGTAAGAGTGGGATCAATACTCAAGAAAGCTCATTCTTTGAAGCCAGGATCATCGAAAAGGCTGAAATGCAAGAGTATTTATAAGAGTTACATGCCTGGCAAAGGAAAAGGAAGCAATGGAGGAGGGATGAGGAGCTTGCTGTATTACTATGATGAAACATGTCAACCCTATATCTGGATACATGATACTGGATGTGATTTCTCTAGGATGGTGAAGCAACAATATATTAGTCTTGAGGATTTGAGGGATTGTTCTGAGATCAGGATCTTCAGGGATCATCAGAGGGGCTGCATATCAGTTCGTAAGAAGTTCAGATCAGACTTTTGTTGA
- the LOC113765411 gene encoding heavy metal-associated isoprenylated plant protein 33-like isoform X1 — MSKEEILKIQTYALKVNIHCEGCKKKVKKILQKIDGVYKTHIDSEIGKVTISGIVDPETLIKKLTKSGKHAEIWGAPKANNNNQLNGQFKNLHVDGGKGGNNKGQGGGGGGQKGGGGGGGGNNQQQPKGGVPIGQGMNPMQQLQHLKALQDTLPQNNQQQPKGGVPIGQGMNPMQQLQHLKALQDTLPQLKDMKMPAMPFGNNNQKAVKYMPAEDEYFSDDDEFDDDEYDDDEFDDDEIDDDEMYDGPPANNNKMKPHLGMGNPLAGGMMPNMMMNNIMNGQNPQLMKGANNGAANGKKGGPGPGGGGNIPVQMNLGGGGGNNNGGGKKGGNGNNNQNQGGAGAGAGAGAGGGGAQKGGKNGGGMPQDGKNGGGQNKNGNGGQGGGGGGGGGGGGGGGGGGGYPNINANGAKKGGGMNDGLHGMPNMMAMNAGGSNVGPPAGSMPMGQMGSVPMGQLSQMGQMANVAAVQGLPAPAMNGGNGGGSGGGGYFQGAGPEMMAGNPYYQQQMAAMMMNQQRANGNERFQPMMYARPPPAVNYWPPQPYSSYPYHAPPPPGEHYTEAFNDENASSSCRVM, encoded by the exons ATGAGTAAGGAAGAGATCTTGAAGATCCAG ACATATGCGCTCAAAGTCAACATACACTGTGAGGGCTGCAAAAAAAAGGTTAAGAAAATCTTGCAGAAGATTGATG GGGTTTACAAGACGCATATTGACTCAGAAATTGGGAAGGTGACAATATCTGGAATTGTAGACCCGGAGACATTGATCAAGAAGCTAACAAAAAGTGGGAAACATGCTGAAATTTGGGGTGCACCAAAGGCTAATAACAACAACCAGCTGAACGGCCAGTTCAAGAATTTGCATGTTGACGGTGGCAAAGGTGGGAACAATAAAGGTcaaggtggtggtggtggtggtcagaagggtggtggtggtggtggaggcggAAATAATCAGCAGCAGCCAAAAGGGGGAGTACCAATTGGGCAAGGCATGAATCCAATGCAGCAGCTTCAACATTTGAAAGCCTTGCAAGATACGCTGCCTCAAAATAATCAGCAGCAGCCAAAAGGGGGAGTACCAATTGGGCAAGGCATGAATCCAATGCAGCAGCTTCAACATTTGAAAGCCTTGCAAGATACGCTGCCTCAATTGAAGGACATGAAAATGCCTGCTATGCCCTTTGGGAACAACAACCAGAAGGCTGTCAAGTATATGCCTGCAGAAGATGAGTATTTTTCTGACGATGATGAGTTTGATGATGATGAGTATGACGATGATGAGTTTGACGATGACGAGATTGATGATGATGAAATGTATGACGGCCCCCCAGCTAATAATAATAAGATGAAGCCACATCTGGGAATGGGAAATCCTCTGGCTGGGGGGATGATGCCTAACATGATGATGAATAACATCATGAATGGGCAGAATCCTCAGCTAATGAAGGGTGCTAATAATGGTGCAGCAAATGGGAAGAAAGGTGGACCTGGACCTGGTGGCGGTGGAAATATACCTGTGCAGATGAATCTTGGGGGTGGCGGGGGGAACAATAATGGTGGTGGTAAGAAAGGTGGTAATGGGAACAATAATCAGAACCAAGGTGGTGCAGGTGCAGGTGCAGGCGCAGGCGCAGGCGGAGGAGGAGCCCAAAAGGGTGGTAAGAATGGTGGTGGGATGCCTCAAGATGGCAAAAATGGTGGAGGGCAGAACAAGAACGGAAACGGTGGACagggtggaggaggaggaggaggaggaggaggaggaggtggtggtggtggggggGGCGGTTATCCAAACATTAATGCTAATGGGGCCAAGAAAGGGGGTGGAATGAATGATGGGCTACATGGCATGCCAAACATGATGGCTATGAATGCTGGTGGTAGTAATGTGGGCCCTCCAGCAGGGAGCATGCCAATGGGCCAGATGGGCAGTGTACCCATGGGCCAACTGAGCCAGATGGGTCAAATGGCTAATGTTGCTGCAGTCCAAGGCCTGCCAGCTCCAGCAATGAATGGTGGTAATGGTGGTGGTAGCGGCGGCGGCGGCTACTTCCAAGGTGCTGGACCTGAGATGATGGCCGGAAACCCCTACTATCAGCAACAAATGGCAGCCATGATGATGAACCAACAAAGGGCTAATGGGAACGAGAGGTTTCAGCCGATGATGTATGCCCGGCCACCGCCCGCCGTCAATTACTGGCCACCCCAGCCTTACTCATCCTACCCCTACCATGCCCCCCCGCCCCCTGGCGAGCACTACACCGAGGCATTCAATGATGAGAACGCCTCCTCGAGCTGTAGGGTCATGTGA
- the LOC113765411 gene encoding heavy metal-associated isoprenylated plant protein 33-like isoform X2: protein MSKEEILKIQTYALKVNIHCEGCKKKVKKILQKIDGVYKTHIDSEIGKVTISGIVDPETLIKKLTKSGKHAEIWGAPKANNNNQLNGQFKNLHVDGGKGGNNKGQGGGGGGQKGGGGGGGGNNQQQPKGGVPIGQGMNPMQQLQHLKALQDTLPQLKDMKMPAMPFGNNNQKAVKYMPAEDEYFSDDDEFDDDEYDDDEFDDDEIDDDEMYDGPPANNNKMKPHLGMGNPLAGGMMPNMMMNNIMNGQNPQLMKGANNGAANGKKGGPGPGGGGNIPVQMNLGGGGGNNNGGGKKGGNGNNNQNQGGAGAGAGAGAGGGGAQKGGKNGGGMPQDGKNGGGQNKNGNGGQGGGGGGGGGGGGGGGGGGGYPNINANGAKKGGGMNDGLHGMPNMMAMNAGGSNVGPPAGSMPMGQMGSVPMGQLSQMGQMANVAAVQGLPAPAMNGGNGGGSGGGGYFQGAGPEMMAGNPYYQQQMAAMMMNQQRANGNERFQPMMYARPPPAVNYWPPQPYSSYPYHAPPPPGEHYTEAFNDENASSSCRVM from the exons ATGAGTAAGGAAGAGATCTTGAAGATCCAG ACATATGCGCTCAAAGTCAACATACACTGTGAGGGCTGCAAAAAAAAGGTTAAGAAAATCTTGCAGAAGATTGATG GGGTTTACAAGACGCATATTGACTCAGAAATTGGGAAGGTGACAATATCTGGAATTGTAGACCCGGAGACATTGATCAAGAAGCTAACAAAAAGTGGGAAACATGCTGAAATTTGGGGTGCACCAAAGGCTAATAACAACAACCAGCTGAACGGCCAGTTCAAGAATTTGCATGTTGACGGTGGCAAAGGTGGGAACAATAAAGGTcaaggtggtggtggtggtggtcagaagggtggtggtggtggtggaggcggAA ATAATCAGCAGCAGCCAAAAGGGGGAGTACCAATTGGGCAAGGCATGAATCCAATGCAGCAGCTTCAACATTTGAAAGCCTTGCAAGATACGCTGCCTCAATTGAAGGACATGAAAATGCCTGCTATGCCCTTTGGGAACAACAACCAGAAGGCTGTCAAGTATATGCCTGCAGAAGATGAGTATTTTTCTGACGATGATGAGTTTGATGATGATGAGTATGACGATGATGAGTTTGACGATGACGAGATTGATGATGATGAAATGTATGACGGCCCCCCAGCTAATAATAATAAGATGAAGCCACATCTGGGAATGGGAAATCCTCTGGCTGGGGGGATGATGCCTAACATGATGATGAATAACATCATGAATGGGCAGAATCCTCAGCTAATGAAGGGTGCTAATAATGGTGCAGCAAATGGGAAGAAAGGTGGACCTGGACCTGGTGGCGGTGGAAATATACCTGTGCAGATGAATCTTGGGGGTGGCGGGGGGAACAATAATGGTGGTGGTAAGAAAGGTGGTAATGGGAACAATAATCAGAACCAAGGTGGTGCAGGTGCAGGTGCAGGCGCAGGCGCAGGCGGAGGAGGAGCCCAAAAGGGTGGTAAGAATGGTGGTGGGATGCCTCAAGATGGCAAAAATGGTGGAGGGCAGAACAAGAACGGAAACGGTGGACagggtggaggaggaggaggaggaggaggaggaggaggtggtggtggtggggggGGCGGTTATCCAAACATTAATGCTAATGGGGCCAAGAAAGGGGGTGGAATGAATGATGGGCTACATGGCATGCCAAACATGATGGCTATGAATGCTGGTGGTAGTAATGTGGGCCCTCCAGCAGGGAGCATGCCAATGGGCCAGATGGGCAGTGTACCCATGGGCCAACTGAGCCAGATGGGTCAAATGGCTAATGTTGCTGCAGTCCAAGGCCTGCCAGCTCCAGCAATGAATGGTGGTAATGGTGGTGGTAGCGGCGGCGGCGGCTACTTCCAAGGTGCTGGACCTGAGATGATGGCCGGAAACCCCTACTATCAGCAACAAATGGCAGCCATGATGATGAACCAACAAAGGGCTAATGGGAACGAGAGGTTTCAGCCGATGATGTATGCCCGGCCACCGCCCGCCGTCAATTACTGGCCACCCCAGCCTTACTCATCCTACCCCTACCATGCCCCCCCGCCCCCTGGCGAGCACTACACCGAGGCATTCAATGATGAGAACGCCTCCTCGAGCTGTAGGGTCATGTGA
- the LOC113765411 gene encoding heavy metal-associated isoprenylated plant protein 33-like isoform X3: MSKEEILKIQTYALKVNIHCEGCKKKVKKILQKIDGVYKTHIDSEIGKVTISGIVDPETLIKKLTKSGKHAEIWGAPKANNNNQLNGQFKNLHVDGGKGGNNKGQGGGGGGQKGGGGGGGGNNQQQPKGGVPIGQGMNPMQQLQHLKALQDTLPQLKDMKMPAMPFGNNNQKAVKYMPAEDEYFSDDDEFDDDEYDDDEFDDDEIDDDEMYDGPPANNNKMKPHLGMGNPLAGGMMPNMMMNNIMNGQNPQLMKGANNGAANGKKGGPGPGGGGNIPVQMNLGGGGGNNNGGGKKGGNGNNNQNQGGAGAGAGAGAGGGGAQKGGKNGGGMPQDGKNGGGQNKNGNGGQGGGGGGGGGGGGGGGGGGGYPNINANGAKKGGGMNDGLHGMPNMMAMNAGGSNVGPPAGSMPMGQMGSVPMGQLSQMGQMANVAAVQGLPAPAMNGGNGGGSGGGGYFQGAGPEMMAGNPYYQQQMAAMMMNQQRANGNERFQPMMYARPPPAVNYWPPQPYSSYPYHAPPPPGEHYTEAFNDENASSSCRVM, encoded by the exons ATGAGTAAGGAAGAGATCTTGAAGATCCAG ACATATGCGCTCAAAGTCAACATACACTGTGAGGGCTGCAAAAAAAAGGTTAAGAAAATCTTGCAGAAGATTGATG GGGTTTACAAGACGCATATTGACTCAGAAATTGGGAAGGTGACAATATCTGGAATTGTAGACCCGGAGACATTGATCAAGAAGCTAACAAAAAGTGGGAAACATGCTGAAATTTGGGGTGCACCAAAGGCTAATAACAACAACCAGCTGAACGGCCAGTTCAAGAATTTGCATGTTGACGGTGGCAAAGGTGGGAACAATAAAGGTcaaggtggtggtggtggtggtcagaagggtggtggtggtggtggaggcggAAATAATCAGCAGCAGCCAAAAGGGGGAGTACCAATTGGGCAAGGCATGAATCCAATGCAGCAGCTTCAAC ATTTGAAAGCCTTGCAAGATACGCTGCCTCAATTGAAGGACATGAAAATGCCTGCTATGCCCTTTGGGAACAACAACCAGAAGGCTGTCAAGTATATGCCTGCAGAAGATGAGTATTTTTCTGACGATGATGAGTTTGATGATGATGAGTATGACGATGATGAGTTTGACGATGACGAGATTGATGATGATGAAATGTATGACGGCCCCCCAGCTAATAATAATAAGATGAAGCCACATCTGGGAATGGGAAATCCTCTGGCTGGGGGGATGATGCCTAACATGATGATGAATAACATCATGAATGGGCAGAATCCTCAGCTAATGAAGGGTGCTAATAATGGTGCAGCAAATGGGAAGAAAGGTGGACCTGGACCTGGTGGCGGTGGAAATATACCTGTGCAGATGAATCTTGGGGGTGGCGGGGGGAACAATAATGGTGGTGGTAAGAAAGGTGGTAATGGGAACAATAATCAGAACCAAGGTGGTGCAGGTGCAGGTGCAGGCGCAGGCGCAGGCGGAGGAGGAGCCCAAAAGGGTGGTAAGAATGGTGGTGGGATGCCTCAAGATGGCAAAAATGGTGGAGGGCAGAACAAGAACGGAAACGGTGGACagggtggaggaggaggaggaggaggaggaggaggaggtggtggtggtggggggGGCGGTTATCCAAACATTAATGCTAATGGGGCCAAGAAAGGGGGTGGAATGAATGATGGGCTACATGGCATGCCAAACATGATGGCTATGAATGCTGGTGGTAGTAATGTGGGCCCTCCAGCAGGGAGCATGCCAATGGGCCAGATGGGCAGTGTACCCATGGGCCAACTGAGCCAGATGGGTCAAATGGCTAATGTTGCTGCAGTCCAAGGCCTGCCAGCTCCAGCAATGAATGGTGGTAATGGTGGTGGTAGCGGCGGCGGCGGCTACTTCCAAGGTGCTGGACCTGAGATGATGGCCGGAAACCCCTACTATCAGCAACAAATGGCAGCCATGATGATGAACCAACAAAGGGCTAATGGGAACGAGAGGTTTCAGCCGATGATGTATGCCCGGCCACCGCCCGCCGTCAATTACTGGCCACCCCAGCCTTACTCATCCTACCCCTACCATGCCCCCCCGCCCCCTGGCGAGCACTACACCGAGGCATTCAATGATGAGAACGCCTCCTCGAGCTGTAGGGTCATGTGA